In bacterium, the DNA window AGCCGGCAGGTGCGTCGGCTTCGGCGAACCTACGAGCGAAAGGGCCCCGGGGGCTTGGCATCGAAGCATCGCGGCAGGCCCAGCAATCGGCGGTTGCCTGGCGAGCTGCGCCGCGAGACGCTCGCCACGGTCCGCAGCCAGTACGAGGGCTTCGGTCCGACGCTCGCCCACGAGAAGCTGACGGAGCTGCACGGCTTTCGGCTCTCGGTCGAGACGCTTCGGCACTGGATGATCGACGACGGCCTCTGGGTCCCGCGGGCTCGCCGAGAGCCGCGGATCCAGCAGCCCCGGCGGCGTAGGCCGTGTCGCGGCGAGCTGATCCAGATCGACGGCTGCGACCATGAGTGGTTCGAGGAGCGCGCCGAGCGCTGCACCCTGCTGGTGTTCGTCGACGATGCCACCAGCGCCTTGATGGAGCTTCTCTTCTGCGAGTCGGAGTCGGCGTTCTCCTATTTCGCAGCGACGCGCTCGTACCTCGAGCAGCACGGCAAGCCCGTGGCGCTCTACAGCGACAAGGCCACGGTGTTCCGAGTGAACAAGAAGGAGCCCCAAGGCGGAACTGGGGTGACGCAGTTCCGCCGAGCCCTCGGACGCCTGAACATCGACATCCTCTGCGCCAACACGCCTGCGGCGAAGGGCCGCGTCGAGCGCGCTCACCTGACGCTGCAGGACCGGCTGGTGAAGGAGCTCCGTCTGCGCGGGATCAGCGACGTCAAGGCGGCGAACGCCTTCGCCCCGGAGTTCATCGCGGACTACAACCGCCGGTTCGCGCGGGCCCCGCGGAGCGAGTACGACGCCCACCGTCCGCTTCAGCCCTCCGACGATCTGGTCCGCGTCTTCACCTGGCAGGAGACCCGGCTTGTTTCGAAGAGCTTGACCTTGAACTACAAGCGGGTGCTGTACGTGCTCGACCCGACCGAGGCCGCGAAGGCTGCTCGCGGGAAGAGAGTCGGCATCGAGGAGCGGGAGGACGGCTCTCTCTGCTTCTGGCACGGCGAGCACACGTTGCTGGCGACGGCTTTCCCGAAGGAGCACGGCGTGCAACAGGGAGAAGTCGTCGAGAACAAGCGGCTCTCTGAGGTGATGGACCTCGTCAGAGAACGACAGCGCGAGCGCACCGAAGCGAAGATCGCGAAGTCGTCAACGACGACCCTGCGAGAAGCGCGTCTGCTGCGCGCCGGAACGCACCGGCGGACCACGACGGACTCCTCCGAAGAGGCCCAACCGTGATCCACACAGGCCGTCTTCTCCGCTGCCGAGTCCCGGGGCCCCAGTGGAAAGCGCCAGGCGCTTTCCACTGGGGCCCCGGGACTCGGCAGCGGAGAAGCCGGAATCAGAAGAGAAAGCGGACATTTCTACTTTGGAGAAAACCGGACATTTGTACTTTGGGCCGACAACCCCAGGGGGAGATCAAGGACGGATCGCCAACAGTGCAACCCCAGTGGGCGGTCCAGAACGATGAGGTGCTCACGCTTGAGCACCTCAGCTGAGCGTGAAGGAGGTCTCGCCGGAATGACCGACCGCGTTCTCTTTCTCGGTCCGCCTGAATCTGGCCTGCCGGCGTGGATAGAGGGCGAGGGTGATGTGGTCACCCAGACTACGGCCCGCTTGACCCCTCAATTACTCGAAGAGGCCGATGCCTCTCTCCTAGTGAGCTACGGATATCGTTTCATTCTCGGGAAGCCTGTTCTTGATCGCTTCGAGGGCAGAGCCGTCAATCTGCATATCTCGCTGCTCCCGTGGAACAAGGGCGCCGATCCCAACTTCTGGAGCTTCCTCGACTCCACCCCGAAGGGTGTCACCATCCACTACCTCGACGAGGGTGTCGACACCGGGGACATTATCGTCCAGAGTGAGATGTCATTCGACTCGGAGGTCGAAACGCTAGCCACCACGTATGCCGCGCTTTGCGCTGAGATTGAGAGACTTTTCCAGGTGGCGTGGGTCGATATTAAAGGGCAGAGCTGTCCACGTCGGCGACAAGCCGGCACAGGAACGAGTCATCGAGTGAAGGACAAGGAACCGTACCTGTATCTCCTCACCGAGGGGTGGGATACGCCGGTCGGCGTTCTCGAGACCTACGGTCGCGCCCATCGACTCAACCGGTCTTGATCGGTTCGTTCCACCGGTCCGGGAACAGAGCACCCAGCAGGCGCTTGCCGCCTCTCCCGTCTACCGTTGCCATAGCTCGCTCGCTCAGCTGCACTCTGAGCCGCCTATCCCGCAGCGCTGCGAGAAATGAGGTTGCTTCCTCGGCAAGCCCGGGGAGGTTCCGGACGACTAATGCAGCCCTGGTGCGTTCTGCGGCTTCGGCTACCAGTGATTGATTGTCGTGGGTCTGGACGATGATGGTGGGTAGTCCCATGTGGAGCAGCTCCCAGGTTGTGGAACCCGCCGCCGACAGTACGACATCCGCAGCGTCGAATACGAGAGCCGGACTCTGTGGATCGATCGCATGCTGCCAACCCGGACGGTCGGGAGCGATTGTGGACATCGGACCGACCAGAACACTTCGTTTCCCGAACCATCCGGTTTCTTCAACGATCCGCATGAACTCGACTGCTACGCCAGTCGGATCCGAACCTCCGGTCGAAACCACGATCGAGTCGGCGGTCTCGCCTCGCCGTCTCCGGAGAGCATGGAACTCCGCTCGGACGAGAGCGAACGCCGGCCCGAGCAGCATTCGAGTGTCCTCCC includes these proteins:
- a CDS encoding formyl transferase, encoding MTDRVLFLGPPESGLPAWIEGEGDVVTQTTARLTPQLLEEADASLLVSYGYRFILGKPVLDRFEGRAVNLHISLLPWNKGADPNFWSFLDSTPKGVTIHYLDEGVDTGDIIVQSEMSFDSEVETLATTYAALCAEIERLFQVAWVDIKGQSCPRRRQAGTGTSHRVKDKEPYLYLLTEGWDTPVGVLETYGRAHRLNRS